In Vibrio gallicus, a single window of DNA contains:
- a CDS encoding ABC transporter permease, which produces MQSSIDIDWWLLALFSLTLAGPFAINRYFGLRLGKDTAISILRMTIQLLLIGLYLEYLFEVNNPWINLVWLVVMIGVGASAIVGKAKLPKQVLLLPVAIGLTLGLTPILLVLCGLVIQPVPFYSTQYMIPLAGMLLGNCLSSNIIALQNLYGALNERKSEYEAAIALAAPIPYATRPFVQHAMRKAFAPSLASMSTMGLVTLPGMMTGQILGGVSPMIAIKYQLIIMIAIFVVMNLSVTISLQLSLKQAITKQGRIVVSCGE; this is translated from the coding sequence ATGCAATCCTCCATTGATATTGACTGGTGGTTATTGGCTCTATTTAGCTTAACCTTAGCCGGCCCTTTTGCAATTAATCGCTATTTTGGGTTGAGGTTAGGTAAAGATACCGCCATTTCAATACTACGTATGACCATTCAGTTACTGCTGATTGGCCTATATCTTGAGTATTTATTTGAGGTAAACAACCCTTGGATAAACCTAGTATGGCTGGTGGTGATGATTGGAGTGGGAGCGAGTGCCATTGTAGGAAAGGCAAAACTGCCCAAGCAGGTGTTGCTGCTGCCTGTCGCGATAGGCTTAACCCTTGGATTAACACCGATATTGCTTGTGTTGTGTGGGTTAGTGATACAACCCGTTCCTTTTTACAGTACGCAGTATATGATTCCGTTGGCTGGAATGCTGCTTGGAAATTGCTTAAGTAGTAACATTATTGCCTTGCAGAATCTTTATGGCGCGCTCAATGAGAGAAAGAGTGAATATGAGGCGGCAATCGCACTTGCAGCCCCTATTCCCTACGCCACTCGCCCTTTCGTTCAACACGCGATGCGTAAAGCGTTTGCCCCATCACTAGCATCTATGTCAACCATGGGTTTAGTCACTTTACCCGGAATGATGACAGGACAGATATTAGGCGGGGTATCACCAATGATCGCGATTAAATATCAACTGATTATTATGATAGCAATCTTTGTTGTGATGAATCTGTCGGTAACGATAAGCCTACAGTTGAGCTTAAAGCAGGCAATCACTAAGCAAGGGCGTATTGTGGTAAGTTGCGGCGAGTAA
- the putA gene encoding bifunctional proline dehydrogenase/L-glutamate gamma-semialdehyde dehydrogenase PutA yields MFKASRVFDPEFINQPRKTLWAEISLMYMVDESAWLTELLPIATPTADEKLRIERQTTKLIEAIRADKRSIQMIDALLLEYSLDTQEGILLMCLAEALMRIPDKQTADALIKDKLTVADWKSHLSQSDSVFVNASTWGLMLTGKVVGVNDVDKTSPSSAISKLVNKMSEPVVRNAMHQAMKIMGHQFVLGRNIVEAQKNGASLRKKGFTHSFDMLGEAALTTSDAHKYFKDYLCAIESVGQHSVGKDSSAAPSVSIKLSALHPRYEVANKDRVMDELYDVLMQLLKRAVELDVAITIDAEEADRLELSLALFEKVYCSELVQGWGKFGLVIQAYSKRCLPVLVWINALAREQGDMIPLRLVKGAYWDSEIKWSQQAGYSNYPVFTRKEATDTSYLACARFLLSEGVRGNIYPQFASHNAHTVTAIGEMAEHRDYEFQRLHGMGESLYHHVMDKYGQTVRIYAPVGSHKDLLPYLVRRLLENGANSSFVHRLVDASCPVESLTQHPVDTLLSNHSLNNTSIPLPTEIFGDRKNSLGINIDIHSEASPFESQVESFLNKAWIGGPIIDGDIKTESMIKAKSVVTPFDHSVKVGEITFASLDHVSDAIAVAQSGVDKWQRTPISKRSAYLRVLADKLEANLAELVALCHMEAGKTIHDSIDEVREAVDFCRYYADNAALLGPESIKDFDGNLQWCERTGRGVFVCISPWNFPLAIFLGQISAALVAGNTVVAKPAEQTSLIAVRAVELMLESGLPKDVIQLLTGAGAEIGSALTGHKAIAGVAFTGSTATAQRINQALAERDCEPVPFIAETGGQNAMIVDSTALPEQVVRDVVRSAFASAGQRCSALRVLFVQQDIAPRITSLIKGAMQQLRVGTPYLHCTDVGPVIDLNAKSKLLQHIENMRQTQQILAEVELPDECEHGTFVAPTAIEISDISVLKEEQFGPILHIVTFKANELASVVETINATGFGLTMGIHSRNETTYRWIEQNARVGNCYINRDQVGAVVGVQPFGGQGLSGTGPKAGGPNYLYRFTNHMCRERHLQPSADMTNHQSALLDT; encoded by the coding sequence ATGTTTAAAGCGTCTAGAGTTTTCGACCCCGAGTTTATTAATCAGCCCAGAAAGACTTTGTGGGCTGAGATCTCCTTAATGTATATGGTGGATGAATCGGCATGGCTAACAGAACTTTTACCTATTGCTACTCCGACTGCAGATGAAAAGCTGCGAATTGAGCGACAAACCACTAAGTTGATTGAGGCTATTCGAGCGGATAAACGATCGATCCAGATGATTGATGCCTTATTACTGGAATACAGTTTAGATACTCAAGAGGGGATCTTGTTGATGTGTCTTGCTGAGGCACTGATGCGAATTCCCGATAAACAAACGGCCGATGCCTTAATCAAAGATAAATTAACCGTAGCGGATTGGAAATCTCACCTTAGCCAATCTGACTCTGTGTTTGTAAATGCCTCGACGTGGGGGTTAATGCTGACAGGTAAAGTGGTTGGAGTTAATGATGTAGATAAGACTAGCCCTAGCTCAGCCATTTCTAAGCTAGTAAATAAGATGTCTGAGCCGGTTGTGCGCAATGCGATGCACCAAGCAATGAAGATTATGGGGCATCAGTTTGTGTTGGGACGCAATATTGTTGAGGCGCAAAAAAACGGAGCGTCCTTGCGTAAGAAAGGCTTCACCCATTCTTTTGATATGCTAGGAGAGGCCGCATTAACTACCTCTGACGCCCATAAATATTTTAAAGATTATCTGTGTGCGATTGAATCTGTTGGTCAACATAGCGTTGGTAAGGATTCTTCGGCTGCGCCATCTGTCTCCATTAAACTATCTGCTCTGCACCCTAGATATGAGGTTGCCAATAAAGATCGCGTGATGGATGAGTTGTATGATGTATTGATGCAGCTTCTCAAGCGCGCTGTTGAATTAGATGTCGCAATTACCATTGACGCTGAAGAAGCTGATAGATTAGAGCTTTCCTTGGCGCTTTTTGAGAAAGTCTATTGCAGTGAACTTGTTCAAGGTTGGGGAAAGTTTGGGCTTGTGATCCAAGCTTATTCTAAGCGCTGTCTTCCGGTGTTGGTTTGGATCAACGCCCTTGCCCGTGAGCAGGGAGATATGATCCCATTGCGCCTGGTGAAAGGAGCTTACTGGGATAGCGAAATTAAATGGTCACAACAGGCAGGTTATAGCAATTACCCAGTATTTACTCGCAAAGAAGCTACAGATACATCGTATCTAGCCTGTGCTCGCTTTTTGCTTAGTGAGGGTGTTAGAGGCAATATATATCCTCAATTTGCCAGCCATAACGCGCATACCGTAACAGCTATCGGAGAGATGGCAGAGCATCGTGACTATGAGTTTCAGAGATTACATGGGATGGGGGAGTCTCTTTATCATCATGTAATGGATAAGTACGGTCAAACAGTTCGGATCTATGCTCCGGTTGGAAGCCATAAAGATCTGCTACCGTATTTGGTGCGTCGCTTGTTAGAAAATGGTGCCAACAGCTCCTTCGTCCATCGCTTAGTGGATGCGAGTTGTCCGGTTGAGTCATTAACGCAGCACCCAGTTGATACCCTACTTTCTAATCATAGCTTAAACAATACCAGTATCCCTTTACCAACTGAGATCTTTGGTGATCGTAAAAACTCCCTTGGCATCAATATTGATATCCACAGTGAGGCATCCCCCTTTGAATCGCAGGTAGAATCTTTTCTAAATAAAGCCTGGATCGGTGGCCCAATCATAGATGGGGACATAAAAACCGAAAGCATGATCAAGGCTAAAAGCGTTGTTACGCCGTTTGATCACAGTGTTAAAGTTGGTGAGATCACGTTTGCTTCTCTTGATCATGTTTCCGATGCTATCGCTGTCGCACAATCTGGTGTTGATAAGTGGCAACGCACACCAATTTCAAAGCGCTCTGCGTATCTCCGAGTATTGGCGGACAAGCTGGAAGCCAATCTTGCAGAGTTAGTGGCTCTTTGCCACATGGAGGCGGGAAAAACCATTCACGACAGTATTGATGAGGTACGTGAAGCGGTCGATTTCTGTCGTTACTATGCTGACAATGCGGCTTTACTTGGCCCTGAATCAATCAAAGATTTTGATGGTAACCTGCAATGGTGTGAGCGCACGGGGCGAGGTGTGTTTGTTTGTATTAGCCCTTGGAATTTTCCATTAGCGATTTTCCTCGGTCAGATCTCAGCCGCACTTGTGGCGGGAAATACGGTAGTCGCAAAACCTGCCGAACAGACTAGCTTAATTGCGGTGAGAGCGGTTGAATTGATGCTTGAGTCGGGATTGCCTAAAGATGTCATCCAGTTACTGACAGGTGCTGGGGCTGAAATAGGTTCGGCTCTTACAGGCCATAAAGCAATCGCCGGCGTCGCTTTTACCGGATCTACCGCCACCGCACAACGAATTAACCAAGCATTGGCTGAACGCGACTGTGAGCCAGTGCCGTTTATCGCAGAAACCGGTGGTCAAAATGCGATGATTGTAGATTCGACAGCCTTGCCAGAACAAGTCGTGCGTGATGTGGTTCGAAGTGCGTTTGCTTCCGCTGGGCAGCGCTGCTCTGCGCTACGAGTTCTGTTTGTACAGCAGGATATTGCTCCGCGTATTACCTCCCTGATAAAAGGTGCAATGCAACAGTTACGTGTTGGAACACCTTATCTGCACTGTACCGATGTGGGGCCGGTTATTGATCTCAACGCCAAATCAAAGCTATTGCAGCATATCGAGAATATGCGTCAAACCCAGCAGATTCTTGCCGAAGTCGAGTTACCTGATGAGTGTGAGCACGGCACTTTTGTTGCGCCGACAGCTATTGAAATTAGTGATATCTCTGTTCTGAAAGAGGAACAATTTGGTCCTATTTTGCATATCGTTACCTTTAAGGCCAACGAGCTGGCATCGGTTGTGGAAACTATCAATGCTACGGGATTTGGTTTAACTATGGGTATCCACTCACGTAATGAGACTACGTATCGCTGGATAGAGCAAAATGCGAGAGTCGGAAACTGTTATATAAACCGCGACCAAGTTGGTGCTGTGGTTGGAGTGCAACCTTTTGGCGGGCAAGGGCTTTCTGGAACAGGTCCAAAGGCGGGTGGTCCGAATTACCTATATCGATTTACCAATCATATGTGTCGTGAACGTCACCTGCAGCCTAGTGCTGACATGACAAACCATCAATCAGCACTTTTGGATACATAA
- a CDS encoding ISL3 family transposase, translated as MPNNTFLSSFWEGFQIVKSYKTDSLISITLIPDTPAYCSCGQVSDSIHDTQWRTLKDAMMLGTPVELLVQTRRIRCSNCGIKTESISWVKPYSRLTNRLIDYIENLLPLLPIKHISELTGVHWHTIKEIDKQRLKRVVPEVPWGCLRQLVMDEFAIFKGHRYATVIADAQTHQVLWIGLGRSRKDIRPFFEMLGEHAQNIEVVAMDMNTAFDLEVQAHCPKACIVYDLFHVVAKFGREVMDRVRVDQANQLKDDKSARRWVKRSRWVLLKNRENLNTKQQSYLDEILAVNRDLMVTHLLGAQLKELWYCDSEKQAKDLWEIWWQQVHESGVKPLINFAKKLKPYLHGIVSSALYHLNTCTLEGINNKIKLIKRMGYGYRDTDYFFMKIKAAFPGKPR; from the coding sequence ATGCCGAATAATACTTTCCTATCGTCGTTCTGGGAAGGCTTTCAGATCGTAAAGTCTTATAAAACTGATTCATTAATCTCTATCACCTTAATTCCTGATACCCCTGCATACTGTTCTTGTGGTCAAGTTTCTGACTCTATTCATGACACTCAGTGGCGAACGCTTAAGGATGCGATGATGCTAGGCACACCCGTCGAATTACTCGTTCAAACTCGGCGCATCAGGTGTTCAAATTGTGGTATCAAGACTGAGTCTATTTCTTGGGTTAAGCCATATTCTCGCCTTACCAATCGGCTGATTGATTACATTGAGAATCTATTACCATTGCTACCCATCAAACACATTTCAGAGCTTACTGGGGTGCACTGGCACACCATCAAAGAAATAGATAAGCAACGTCTGAAGCGTGTCGTACCTGAGGTTCCTTGGGGTTGTTTGCGTCAACTGGTCATGGATGAGTTTGCCATATTCAAGGGGCATCGTTACGCCACTGTTATCGCCGATGCACAAACGCATCAAGTACTTTGGATTGGTCTAGGTAGAAGTCGTAAAGATATACGTCCGTTCTTTGAAATGCTTGGAGAGCATGCTCAAAATATCGAAGTTGTGGCAATGGATATGAACACCGCTTTTGACCTAGAGGTTCAAGCTCATTGTCCAAAGGCTTGTATTGTCTATGACCTTTTTCATGTCGTCGCTAAGTTTGGTCGAGAAGTTATGGATAGAGTTCGAGTAGATCAAGCCAACCAACTTAAAGATGACAAAAGTGCACGGCGTTGGGTCAAGCGCTCACGTTGGGTATTACTGAAAAATAGAGAGAACTTAAATACTAAGCAACAAAGTTACCTGGATGAAATACTTGCGGTTAACCGTGACTTAATGGTGACCCATTTACTTGGTGCTCAGCTCAAGGAGCTCTGGTACTGCGACTCGGAAAAACAAGCCAAAGACCTTTGGGAAATATGGTGGCAGCAAGTCCATGAAAGCGGAGTAAAACCGCTCATAAACTTCGCTAAAAAGCTGAAACCGTACCTTCATGGGATAGTGTCTTCAGCTTTGTATCATTTAAATACATGCACCTTGGAAGGGATTAATAACAAGATCAAGCTAATCAAAAGAATGGGCTATGGGTACCGAGATACGGATTACTTCTTTATGAAGATAAAAGCGGCCTTCCCCGGAAAGCCGCGATGA
- a CDS encoding multidrug effflux MFS transporter: protein MKKSKMSLIPLMLAMLIIATGQVGVSIYLPSLPLISQDLGISKTDLQSIVTLFLVGFGLSQLFYGPLSDAIGRKPVFLLGQVIYLLGTLLCVCFADTIWALDTGRLIQGLGAGSASVLGRSILRDSYDGGQLTKALSYLSITASILPIVSPVLGGWIAFHLGWQAVFVFVLAYLVTIFIVGWWVLPETLPYPKKRFQLRHVAKKYLELIQNPQVISSASYNWLSYLAALVSLSLMPYLIQHQLGMNAADYGGVMIIPSLGLLCGSILLNILNRRFSTRQLLGLNICLFIFAGCWLLLTPFSIFNLIWSFTWIAVAQGLAFPLSISMLLKPHKKDAGSVSALAGSIQMCLAGFFGSYLVGSWVSDQAELGIFYVVIGLAMALILSQNLAKQD, encoded by the coding sequence ATAAAAAAATCCAAGATGAGCCTCATTCCCCTTATGCTCGCAATGCTAATCATTGCGACAGGACAAGTAGGTGTGAGCATTTACTTACCTTCCCTCCCTTTAATTAGTCAAGATTTAGGAATCTCTAAAACAGATTTACAATCGATAGTAACCCTGTTTTTGGTTGGCTTTGGCTTATCACAGCTTTTTTATGGTCCCTTATCTGATGCAATCGGACGCAAACCAGTATTTTTGCTAGGTCAGGTTATCTACCTACTCGGTACACTGCTTTGTGTATGTTTCGCCGATACCATTTGGGCATTGGATACAGGTCGACTTATTCAGGGGTTAGGCGCGGGCAGTGCTTCTGTTTTAGGACGCAGTATCTTACGTGACAGCTATGATGGTGGACAATTAACCAAGGCGTTATCATACCTATCTATTACTGCCTCTATCTTACCGATAGTCTCTCCGGTGTTGGGCGGATGGATTGCATTTCATCTCGGGTGGCAGGCTGTCTTTGTATTTGTATTAGCCTATCTAGTGACCATTTTTATCGTCGGATGGTGGGTGTTACCTGAGACCTTACCCTATCCTAAAAAGCGCTTTCAACTGCGTCATGTTGCCAAAAAGTACCTTGAACTAATTCAGAATCCGCAAGTTATCAGCAGTGCATCCTACAACTGGCTTAGCTACTTAGCGGCGCTGGTTTCTCTTTCTTTAATGCCCTACCTTATCCAACATCAACTCGGTATGAATGCCGCAGATTATGGTGGCGTGATGATCATTCCATCGCTTGGGTTATTGTGTGGCAGTATTTTGTTAAACATATTGAATAGACGCTTTAGTACCCGCCAACTGCTCGGACTAAATATCTGTTTGTTTATTTTTGCTGGCTGCTGGTTACTACTAACCCCGTTTAGCATCTTTAACTTAATATGGTCATTTACATGGATAGCGGTTGCTCAAGGGCTCGCCTTTCCACTTTCGATCAGCATGCTACTCAAGCCACATAAAAAAGATGCCGGCTCCGTTTCGGCTTTAGCAGGCTCTATCCAAATGTGTTTGGCGGGATTTTTTGGTAGTTATCTAGTGGGAAGCTGGGTATCAGATCAGGCAGAATTAGGTATCTTCTATGTGGTAATCGGTTTGGCTATGGCCCTGATATTAAGTCAAAATTTGGCTAAACAAGACTAA
- a CDS encoding mechanosensitive ion channel family protein, which produces MSNTLPDWQGLVQITDSPLFNEIILITGLSLVAWIIWRIVLNRLEHIAEKTKVTWDNAVLHGMRSPISTLIWCWPGTVSLGLLLQEYFKHSLDWLVTLKLILIIFVVVWALYRIISNLEAEVLTKPERDPTTVQAISKLARLIVIIIGSLTLMQTLGLSLSGLLTFGGVGGLIAGLAAKDLLSNFFGGMMIYFDRPFKVGHWIRSPDRNIEGTVERIGWRMTMIRTFDKRPIYVPNSVFSNIVVENPSRMLNRRIYETIGLRYQDSTQVDKIIIDVKAMLESHPEIDANQTLIVNLNAFGPSSLDFFIYTFTKTVDWIKFHEVKQDVMLKVIAIIHDNNADIAFPTQTLHINETKVETDITTQ; this is translated from the coding sequence ATGTCCAACACCTTACCTGACTGGCAAGGCCTTGTTCAGATCACCGATAGCCCTTTATTTAATGAGATCATATTGATAACCGGATTAAGCTTGGTGGCGTGGATCATCTGGCGGATTGTACTCAATCGACTCGAACATATCGCAGAAAAAACCAAGGTCACCTGGGACAACGCAGTATTGCACGGCATGCGCTCCCCAATAAGTACCTTGATTTGGTGCTGGCCGGGAACCGTCTCACTTGGGCTATTACTACAAGAGTATTTTAAGCACTCATTAGACTGGTTAGTCACCCTAAAACTGATACTGATTATCTTTGTGGTGGTTTGGGCGCTGTACCGTATTATCTCAAACCTTGAAGCTGAGGTGTTGACCAAGCCAGAACGCGATCCGACAACGGTACAAGCCATCTCCAAGCTTGCACGTTTGATTGTGATTATTATTGGGTCTTTAACCCTGATGCAAACCTTAGGGTTAAGCCTATCAGGCTTACTCACCTTTGGTGGCGTTGGTGGCTTAATTGCAGGTCTTGCCGCGAAAGATCTTCTCTCGAACTTCTTTGGTGGCATGATGATCTACTTCGACCGCCCCTTCAAAGTTGGGCATTGGATCCGCTCCCCTGACCGCAATATAGAGGGAACAGTTGAGCGTATCGGTTGGCGCATGACCATGATTCGTACCTTTGATAAAAGGCCGATCTACGTACCTAATTCGGTATTCAGTAATATCGTTGTGGAAAACCCGTCACGCATGCTAAATCGCCGTATCTACGAAACTATCGGGTTGCGCTATCAAGACTCCACTCAAGTAGATAAGATCATTATCGATGTAAAAGCGATGCTAGAGTCTCACCCTGAAATAGACGCAAATCAGACACTGATCGTAAACCTCAATGCCTTTGGTCCATCATCGTTAGATTTCTTTATCTACACCTTCACCAAAACCGTTGATTGGATCAAGTTTCACGAAGTAAAACAAGATGTAATGCTAAAGGTTATCGCCATTATTCATGACAATAATGCGGATATAGCCTTCCCTACGCAAACACTTCATATCAACGAAACCAAAGTAGAAACGGATATCACAACACAGTGA
- a CDS encoding LysR family transcriptional regulator translates to MNKIDSGLHVTDINWKGIDLNLLIAFQALLKTQSVSQAAHELHISQSAMSHSLARLRQMLNDPLFHRQGHKMEPTERALQLASDVQLVIRIVKNNILNSEPFTAQSYTGSFKIGLTDYAEFVFAPQIFDQICAKAPNAKVSFIRVNRHNLAEVVEKERLDLAIGSFPSLAEGFESQPLYQESHVCLYDTAATGVEPPLNLEQFCQLPHALVSPDGSWKTGVDDALKHYNKTRTVQVLSQNFLTIGQLIKGRNLTCIVPKLMSMIPFIAEGLTRCQPPIEVNDFTISMLWRSNASNADKQQWLQHCVASVINPDFSIKE, encoded by the coding sequence ATGAACAAAATAGATTCGGGGTTACATGTGACAGATATTAACTGGAAAGGGATCGACCTCAATCTCTTGATAGCCTTTCAAGCCTTACTTAAGACTCAAAGCGTCTCTCAAGCAGCGCATGAGTTGCATATTAGTCAGTCTGCGATGAGTCACAGCCTAGCTAGACTAAGGCAAATGCTCAATGACCCCTTGTTCCATCGCCAAGGTCATAAAATGGAGCCCACAGAAAGAGCACTACAACTGGCTAGCGATGTACAGCTGGTGATCCGTATTGTTAAAAACAATATCCTCAATTCCGAACCGTTCACCGCACAAAGTTACACTGGAAGCTTTAAAATAGGTCTAACCGACTACGCTGAATTTGTGTTTGCTCCACAGATTTTTGACCAGATTTGTGCAAAAGCACCCAATGCAAAAGTAAGCTTTATTAGGGTAAATCGACACAATCTAGCAGAAGTCGTAGAAAAAGAGCGATTAGATCTGGCAATCGGAAGCTTTCCTTCGCTAGCCGAGGGGTTTGAATCCCAACCTTTATACCAAGAAAGCCATGTTTGCTTATATGATACCGCAGCAACTGGGGTTGAACCCCCACTAAATCTTGAGCAATTTTGCCAGCTTCCTCACGCTTTAGTCAGTCCTGATGGCAGTTGGAAAACCGGTGTTGATGATGCCCTTAAGCACTATAATAAAACCCGAACCGTGCAGGTTCTATCGCAAAACTTTTTGACTATTGGTCAGCTCATTAAAGGGCGCAATCTTACTTGCATCGTGCCAAAGCTAATGTCTATGATACCCTTCATTGCCGAAGGGCTTACCCGCTGTCAGCCGCCGATAGAGGTCAATGATTTTACCATCAGTATGTTGTGGCGTAGCAACGCCTCAAATGCAGATAAACAACAATGGCTTCAGCACTGCGTAGCAAGCGTAATTAACCCAGACTTCTCAATCAAGGAATAA
- the chrA gene encoding chromate efflux transporter, whose amino-acid sequence MFSIFKIFFALGWVSFGGPAAHIGYFRKTFVEQREWLSDEEYAQLVALSQFLPGPGSSQVGFALGYKKGGIAGACAAFLGFTLPSIILMIALAVLSSSLLETSLFIGVIHALKLLAVVVVADAIVGMYRSFCQTKQTIGLCMMVAVCMLLFGGIGAQVIALLSCAMVGAFWFKPHNSDSPQKKVRLQLAPLFIFVGILLLGSAFASQGTIANLFHEFFYVGSLVFGGGHVVLPLLQNLIGDQLTTDSFLTGYAAAQAVPGPMFTFATYLGYELYPQQPIVGAIVATFAVFLPGFLLVLSVIHNWKAVASIPTVAAALKGVNAGVVGLLIAALYQPIFVNSIMSAQDMAVVLIGLFLLKQMKLPIVGLVACFIGYGVVLSLF is encoded by the coding sequence ATGTTTTCCATTTTTAAGATCTTTTTTGCGTTGGGGTGGGTCAGTTTCGGTGGACCTGCTGCCCATATTGGCTATTTTCGTAAAACCTTTGTTGAGCAAAGGGAGTGGCTCAGTGATGAAGAGTATGCCCAACTAGTCGCTTTGAGTCAGTTTCTTCCAGGCCCTGGTTCGAGTCAGGTTGGTTTTGCATTGGGCTATAAGAAAGGCGGGATAGCCGGTGCGTGCGCGGCATTTCTTGGATTTACCTTGCCCTCTATCATTTTAATGATTGCACTGGCAGTGCTAAGTAGCAGTTTGCTGGAGACGTCACTTTTTATTGGTGTAATACACGCTCTTAAATTGCTAGCGGTAGTCGTGGTGGCAGATGCTATCGTGGGGATGTACCGAAGCTTTTGTCAAACCAAGCAAACCATAGGGCTATGTATGATGGTCGCGGTGTGTATGCTGCTATTTGGCGGAATTGGGGCACAGGTTATCGCATTGCTAAGCTGCGCTATGGTAGGTGCTTTTTGGTTTAAGCCTCACAATAGCGACAGCCCTCAAAAGAAGGTTAGGTTGCAGTTAGCGCCTCTGTTCATATTTGTAGGCATCTTATTATTGGGCTCCGCATTTGCTTCTCAAGGGACTATCGCTAACTTGTTCCACGAGTTTTTCTATGTGGGATCTTTGGTGTTTGGTGGGGGACATGTAGTACTGCCTCTTTTACAAAACCTGATTGGCGATCAGTTAACTACAGATAGCTTTTTAACCGGGTATGCGGCGGCTCAAGCTGTTCCGGGGCCGATGTTTACCTTTGCCACATACTTGGGTTATGAACTGTATCCTCAGCAACCTATTGTGGGTGCGATTGTGGCTACCTTTGCTGTTTTTCTACCGGGTTTTCTATTGGTTCTAAGCGTTATCCATAACTGGAAAGCCGTAGCGAGTATTCCTACGGTTGCTGCTGCGCTAAAAGGGGTAAATGCGGGAGTTGTTGGGTTATTGATCGCAGCCTTATATCAGCCGATATTTGTTAATTCGATTATGAGTGCGCAGGATATGGCTGTAGTCTTGATTGGCTTGTTCTTATTAAAGCAAATGAAGCTGCCTATCGTTGGCCTAGTAGCATGTTTCATTGGTTATGGTGTGGTTTTGTCTCTATTTTAG
- a CDS encoding patatin family protein yields the protein MRWEDQQKYALVVQGGGQKGVFAAGVLDAFHSAEFDPFSLYLGTSAGALNVSSFVTKQRGLGLDFILNYTTKNRFFDFNKLVTKQQPMDLDWAFQFVHSGEFPLDIKRGAQCLGSEREALACVTHVEEMKDYYFPIFSENWFDVLRATCAIPLLYNNDIEIDGAKWVDGGVSATIPVQEAYRRGIKHMVVITTEPIIGHHSTSFMPVASEPFEKIKAEWHKGIDGYLQRIAPVASNDSIKQLGGLIADRVHKMKADSHWPTFNSTPKNWLPNSEKLTELLIQQSQKWRTHTPRSMEMLFSHYANHMSVSEFMNCPPEGVVIHELAPDKPLSCSGLMSGKSDILADYERGIMVGKDFLKRIQS from the coding sequence ATGAGATGGGAAGATCAGCAAAAATACGCACTTGTTGTTCAAGGTGGTGGACAAAAGGGCGTATTTGCTGCGGGGGTCTTAGACGCCTTTCACTCTGCAGAATTTGACCCTTTTTCGCTGTATTTAGGCACTTCTGCTGGGGCGTTGAATGTCTCTTCGTTTGTGACAAAGCAGAGAGGTTTAGGTTTGGATTTTATTCTTAACTATACCACCAAAAATCGCTTTTTCGACTTTAATAAACTCGTTACGAAACAGCAACCAATGGATCTAGATTGGGCCTTTCAGTTTGTTCATAGTGGTGAATTTCCCCTTGATATTAAGAGGGGGGCACAGTGCCTTGGGAGTGAAAGAGAAGCATTGGCGTGTGTTACCCATGTCGAAGAGATGAAGGACTATTATTTTCCAATCTTCTCAGAAAATTGGTTTGATGTACTGCGAGCGACCTGCGCTATTCCGTTACTCTATAACAATGATATTGAGATTGATGGCGCAAAATGGGTTGATGGCGGAGTATCAGCGACTATCCCTGTGCAAGAAGCCTATCGTCGGGGTATTAAGCATATGGTCGTGATTACCACCGAGCCTATTATTGGACATCACAGTACTTCATTTATGCCGGTTGCCAGTGAACCCTTTGAAAAAATAAAAGCGGAATGGCACAAGGGTATTGATGGTTATTTACAACGCATTGCCCCGGTTGCTTCCAATGATTCAATAAAACAACTGGGTGGGCTCATTGCTGACCGAGTGCACAAGATGAAGGCCGATTCTCATTGGCCAACCTTTAATTCAACGCCTAAGAATTGGTTGCCGAATAGTGAAAAACTCACTGAGCTTTTGATTCAGCAATCACAAAAATGGCGCACCCATACCCCTCGTTCAATGGAAATGCTGTTTTCTCACTATGCCAATCATATGAGTGTCAGTGAATTTATGAATTGTCCGCCTGAAGGTGTGGTTATTCATGAACTAGCCCCAGATAAGCCGTTAAGTTGTAGCGGTTTGATGAGCGGTAAAAGTGACATTCTAGCTGACTATGAAAGAGGGATAATGGTGGGTAAAGATTTCTTAAAGCGCATCCAATCTTAA